From the genome of Tenrec ecaudatus isolate mTenEca1 chromosome 1, mTenEca1.hap1, whole genome shotgun sequence:
TTTGGGTTTATGGTGTATAAACATCAAAACTACTTACACGCTATGTAAATTAAAGATATTTGTTAAGCAAAATGTGTGAAATCTCTCTTACATTTATTATTTAGTTAGCATACAGATAAACATGCTTATTGTGTAAACATAGAATATGCAAATTAGCAAAGGATGAAAATCACTAATCCTATTACCGGCTTGGTTGTATTCTGGTTTAGATTTTCCCTCATTGTCTCTCTTTCAGAAATATGGCTACACACACCTTTCTGCAGGAGAACTTCTTCGAGATGAAAGAAGGAACCCAGATTCCCAGTATGGTGAACTCATTGAAAAGTGCATCAGAGAAGGAAAGATTGTGCCAGTTGAGATAACCATCAGCTTGTTAAAAAGGGTAAGGAGTGTGAGTGGTGACCAGTTAAACCAGCAAGAAGACAGAATTATGTCTACCTTTTGTTTAAGTAAGGAAAAAATCAGGGGATTGAATTTCTCCCTTGTAGAAGGAAGTCATGCCATTTGAGAATGGTAAAACAGAAAATCCTGTTCCCACTTGGGCATAAATGCTATTCTTGAGTAGTCGCAAGAACACTGCTGTGGATGAGGTAGGGCTCAGTGTGACATCCACGTATGTGTGCACACTTGACTCTTCCTTTCCAGCATCAAGACATGCATGGCGATTGTTTttactcccccgcccccaccacacgGCCTCCTTTTAGTTTTCTTGTAtgccttttctccttttcctttcaaACCTTGGGGCCCACCCGCTGTTGAACTTTTTCGGTCTGCATGCCTGCGTTTCCAGTGTCGGTCTTGCCGCTTTATCTTGAGTCCTAAGATGAATAGGGATGTCCTTTCCACAGCACAAGTCTCTCGCGTTGACTCGACAACTTTCCCCTGTAGATTCTGAAGACCACAGTGATTGgaaggtattttctttctttttacaaaaatgtatttattattaATGGGGAGTTATtccatgtacaattgctaccacaatcaggttccaaacattctttttcttcctgagaaGGTATTTTCGTACAGAAGAAGTGTTGAAGGAGAAAAGCAAGACTGGGAACAAGAACTAGCTAAAGCCTGATGAGAAAGAGATAAATGAGAGTAAatgaaaaagtattgctacaaaattatagGAACTTATTAAAAATATCACAATATGAAGTTAACTGTCTTTGCATACAGTCTCCATCTAAGTCCATTCACTTCTGAAAGAGGTGTTTTAGCCCTCGTgtcatcaaggtcagcagtttgaactcaccagccactttgcCAGAGAAAAATAAGGCAGcctaggaagcccacaggggcgttctgctctgtcccatagggtcactatgtgttggcatCAACTACTTGACAGTTGGTTGGGGTAATCCTTCCCCAGAGCATTCTGTGCCCTCTGATTTACATTCTATGACCTCATCAAAGGACTCAAGTcttgttccttttaaatattctttgagtcgtgaaaacaaaaggaagtcagaaagggtCGAGAAGAGACTGTAGGGTGGATAGGGTAAACTTTCCCAATGGAATTCTCCCGGGGGAGCCCTGGCAATCCCTGAAGGATAAGTAGGTGCATTGCTGTCATGGCACTGCTTTCTGTCAGGGgaatccagcccctaacacatcattacgggtccagtaggtgcaattgtacagcgataagtaaagatcatagtaaagttatagagagcatgagagatagaagtattgaaataaatggagtcagacacgattcatggtagcatgctcacctctgctccacttgatggtccacgtggagggagagagagagagatctttaatgccagcccaggctttttatattctctggggacgtgcaagccccctaattataggtgaggacatatgtcactggaaggggctgtcctataggtataCAGTAATGAGAGAGGGGTGGTCTAGGAACATCCACgcagtaggaaggggagggattgaggttatacatgtgacaagatgggcagatcctaggtttaggatggcggcttaattttgacctattccctagatctccataagAACCATTTTCAGtatggtgtaaaccccacctactggaaccaaatagatgactgcaggcctccattgtctttaacagcagggagtggggcctcccctatagtctggcaactgatcgccctcTGGGATGatgtctgtgagcatctgacctccccccacagcttTCCTGACCTGTTTCTCTCCAGTACAGTTTTCTGTCTTCAAACAGTGTTCAGAATAAGcccctgtgatcctcctgtgaACTTCTGAGCTGACGTCTCTGCTTttcatttaactggcccagctgaTCTTTTCAGAAGTCACTGTTTGgaatggattctttttttttaacgttttattaggggctcatacaactcttatcacaatccatacatacagcaattgtgtaaagcacatttgtacattcattgtcctcatcattttcaaagcatttgctctccacttaagcccttggcatcaggtcctcttttttttattcccctccctctccactctcccctgGATTGGATTCTTTGAAGACACTTTAGCAAGACCCCGACAGATGTATTACGGAGactacttgtctgcagccatccaggaaTCAttaagacatgtttaaacatggttTGTTTGAGATAGATTCATGCATGTATGAGCTGGAGCCCTAGTAAGATTTTTGGCTTAGCCTTGTGTAAGCACCTAGACTTGACTATGAACACTTGACTGTTCCTTCCCAATTTTCAGACAATGATTCTCTTATAACTTttccatctcccccacccccatcctctttTCACTTCAAACCAGAGCCATGTAAAGATGAAGAAAcaactctctcccaagcactcttgcCTCAGGTTGGAGAAAGTTGTTTTCATTCCAGAGTAAATCTTCTCTTCTCGTTCTTGGACCTAATCCActttctatattttaaaatgtgatcttcctgtattctctgCCCGGGTTAATGATTCTGCCATCTACTGAGCTAAGCCATCTATTAACCTTCCcaggaaagagaagaaacagaCCACAAATTCCAACCCATCCTAAATTTTTCTCTTTCATCTCATTTCTCCACATCCCTTCAGTGAGCGGATCGTTCCAATTAGTTTCTCCTAATTGTCCGCTTTCTTTTCTCTATTAATTTAGTTCAtatctttcttaatttttttgcTTACCTCGACACCACTACTAAAACCGAGACATATTAGTTGCCATCAAGGAACTTTTAAGTAACTCCTGGTCACCCTAGATATGTCAGAGTAGACATGTACTACACCGAGTTTTCAGGGGCTGAATCACCAGACCTTTGTTCAAAGGCGTTCCTCCCTAGATTCCAACGCTAACCTTCCGTTAGCGGCCAAGCATTTAACCCGTTGATTCATCTTGAGCCATCACTGTTGTGGCTGCCCTCCCTTGGGAATCCGAGTCAGGCACTTGTTCTTCATGGCATCTGATACCAGGCTTGCAATCAGAGTGTACTGAGTGGGCAGACACTGGCCTGCCTCCTTCAGATTCCCCCACTACCAGAGTTGAGGCAGAAATGACATGTCACGGGCTCAAAAGCATTCAGTAGAAGCTTCTGTGAGTACTTGAGGGGAAGCAGAGGCTAAGATAAAGCTTAGCCTCAGATAAAGAATTGGGGGTACTCAGCCATTTTTTCCCTTGAAGAACCAGGGAAACAGTTTGCGCATTGAGGGGAGAAGTACTGCAGCACTAATAATCAGTGCTAACCCTGtgtttgtgtcaagctcattgcaAGCTGGGTACTGGTCGGAGTGGTGTCTTTCCGAGCCTAGCACCGTGACTTCAGAGGCGCATAGAGGAGGGCGAAGTAAGACGCCCAGTGGCCCGAGCAGAGTACATGAAAGTATAtgatcaattgatggtctgttgatCATCGCTTAGAGAAAAGCCGTGATAGTCTCTAATAGTCGACCATCAGTTGGTCATATACTTTCCTGTAGATTGTAATCATCTCAGTCTACATGGGAAAAGTGTATTTCTGAGAGAACGTTGAGTTCAAACTACATTTCTCATGACTATTTATTTACTTGCTGCTTACATAACACAACTGTATGTGCAAACCAGGCCCTATTTTGCATGTGCATGGATTGCTAATGTAGTCTTCATTATCTTACATATGTTCTGTATTGATTTATACATATAGATAGTATTGAATGcttgattttattttcaaagcagtgattttttaaaacctaTTTTTGCATTTTGTATGGACACTTCTGTTTATTGTAGAAAATTTGGAAGTGAAAATCTACGTAcctatacatgtacacatacccACACATAACCCTATAACTCTACCAGCTTGGGACAACCGTATTAATAGCGCATTCAAGTTTGGTTGTGTATTTCTTCTGTGCGTCCTTCAATCTTTACTTATGCTATACAGTATAGAACACACATCCTGTATCCACCACCCTGCTTACTAGAACTATGTATTTTTAATGTAGTGTTGAAGCTAAATCCCTCCTTTTTCCATTAGGAAATGGATCAAGCAATGACTGCTAATGTTCAGAAGAATAAATTCTTGATTGATGGATTTCCAAGAAACCAAGACAACCTTCAAGGTTGGaacaagactatggatgggaagGCAGATGTATCTTTCGTCCTGTTTTTTGACTGTAACAATGAGGTAATGAAGATTGTTGTCAGCCCACATGGGCTTTAAGCAACTGCTGGTCAAACAAAGTGATTTTTAACAGATCTGTATTTTCTTGTGGCAGCATTATTTTCTGAATCGGTAGCTGGATGGACAGAACAGCACTGTCTGGCTGTTGAATAGCCTTGTGGACCTAAAATTAACTTTATCATTAGAATAATAAGAGCTTGGTTGTTTTAAGCATTGGTATGCACAACATTGTTATCCCCAATAAAGCTGAGCTACTGTTTTCTTAAACATGCATTATGATCAgcatctagtcttagggtagttTTACTGGAAGAGAAAGACATTTCTGGACTTAGAAAAAGCAATCTATTTTAAAGAGACGTAAAATTAAAGACAACAAAGAACGCTGTTGgcattaagttggttctgactcatagtgaccctataggacagattagagtTCCCCTGTAGGGTCCcaggctgtaaagctttaccAGCTGTAAAGTCTTTTTCCTGTGgggtgctggtgggtttgaatccccttttggttagcagctgagcacttaaacaCTGCACCCTTTGGACTCCTTAAAAATATGTTGTTATGGAGGTGCTGCAGAGTCAGCTCGATTCCTAGAGACCCGTGTGCAATGCAACACACCAagttctggtcctgcaccatcctcaccattgtggttctgtttgagccccttgttgggaCCCCTGCATCAGCCCATCTTCGCCAAGGTCTCCCTTTTCAcactcctctactttacccagcatggtgtcctttctGGGGTCTAACTGCTCCTGATAACGTGCCCTAAGTGTGTTAGATGAAGCTCACCCCGCTCTCTAAGGGTCATTCTGGTTGCatttcttttaagacagatttgcttgtttttctggaagtccatagcactttcagtattcttggccagtattataattcaaatgcatcaattcttctcagtcatccttattcattTTCTAACTTGTGCTtgcatatgagacagttgaaaataccatagcttgggtcaggtgtacctgagTCCCCAAGGTGAATAGAGCCCTCCCtgttattttttcctttaaagaagtcttgcgaATCAGATTTGCCCAACACATTATGTCATCTGActtcttgactggtgcttctgTCAGTGttgactgtgggtccaagcaGGATGGCATCCTTGATAGCGTCAGTCTTTTTCTGattattatgatgttacttattggtccagttgtgaggactttggctttctgtacattgagttacaatccaaAACGAAGGCATGTAGAGACCCACAGAACAGCCTAATTTGTCTTCTGGGAGTGAAATGACCTGGGAAAAGTGTTCTTTTTTTCCTCGGCCACTTCGAACGACATACCCAGAGTTACCTTGGAATAACTAAATGGAACTTCTGAGAATCAGTTCATTCAAATGCCAGCCTCTGACAGCTGCTGGAATATAAACTTCCTTGAATCAGTGCCGTCCTCCTGAAGGAAGAGGAGTCTGAAGTTGTGCCTTGAAGGGttgctattcttaggctaagttgCAAATGCTGTGCCTTCCGTGGAGAGACTGGCTGCAGTCTTTGCATTGTTTTAAAGTATAACTCTTCCTCCAACTCCCCAAAATGTGTTTTcacttattcttcaaagttaacTTTAGAATGTTACCACAGCTTTATAACCAAGGAATGTGTGTTCACCATTAATAAGGGATGCTTTATTCAATGCAAATATGTCGACTCTTAAATATTTGGATATGTATGGAATTATTGACAAATAAGGGAAAAGGGAACGAAGTTTAAAGCATGTAATTCATACCTAATAAGTTAATAGTATATCTTAGATGGAGCCACATACTTACAGATCTTCTTTTTATTGCGGTTTATAAAAAGCACGCACAGGAAAAACTGAGTCATGTGTGAATTCTTATGCTCTGTACTTATTTATGCTAGTTTATATAAATTGAACCACATGTTTAAATTTAAAAGAGTTTTGCATGTTGATTAATGAATTAGATACATTGGGTTTAATGTAGAGATTTTTTTGGGTAACAtctttagattttttttcagtttaagtgaATAACAAATTCCTATCTTCCTGTTCTGTTGATGACCTTTGTCTCTAGATCTGTACTGAACGATGTCTCGAGAGGGGGAAGAGCAGTGGTAGAACTGATGACAACAGAGAGAGCTTGGAAAAGAGGTACTTGCCAAGTTCATCTATTTCCACCTCAGCCTCACTGCGCAGCTTGGTGACAGATGAGATATCTGCCACCTTTTGGCCTAGACTAATAAAATGCGTACACTGCTTCATCTAAGAGCATTTGGGTCAGGGCCGGCATTGGCCTCTCAGTTATTCTGTGTCATGGAGGAGAGAGGGTGGCTAACAAGAACGTTGTTAATAGTTGCTTCTTTTGCAGAATTCAGACCTATCTTGAATCAACAAAGCCAATTATTGACTTATATGAGGAAATGGGGAAAGTCAGGAAAATAGATGCATCCAAGTCTGTTGATGAAGTGAGTATCTCTCCATAACCTGCCTTAATAAGAAGTCAGCTAAACGAACATGGTTGATTTCTTTTGAGGCAGGCAGACAAAAAAACCgtggcattaatttttttcaaggCTGGAGGCTAAATGAAAGATTCATTTATGCTTCGTCTCCTTTGGGGATAGTGTGTGAAGTGGTCTTTGGTGATTAATCCCAGAGCCTTTACTTAAGCATTGACAAATTGGCATTTTGCgatgaagaaaaacaacaaacccaAGTACCGAGTTAATATTTAGAACTGTAACATGAACAGCATTGTCGTGTAGAAGCCCAGGTTGCTCTGCTCATCATGTAGCAGAGCACAGCGCTCCCCAGGGGCAGGCTTTCCCCGACTCAttgcccctctctccctcacaagCCAGCCACCTCTAAATGGGGAGTTACAAGCCCATAGTGCCTGCTGAAGATGTCCAGTGTCTCTTGATTCACCTAGTCTCCCTTCTCCTAACTCCCTAAATCTGCTTATCCTGGACCTTGATTTGTGGTCTTGACGCTGACATTTTTTTGTCATCCATCACTACTTCCTAAAGAGGCCAGCCAATATATAAGAAAACCTGTGCACTAGACTCAGAACTAAGAAGATAACCCACTTTAGTTTATGTTTTATCAAAATACTGATCATCTCTCAAGAGATCTGTCATGCCCTTAAGATACTTGTAAAGTTGAATACAGCATATTcttaattttaaatgtatttatgatTACTCTTTCTCTAAAGtaaaaggaaccctagtggtctagtggttatacattgggctgtgatccacatggtcaagagttcaaaaccaccagcagctccttggagaaagactgaactttctattcctgcaaagagttacagtctcaaacaataataataatttataaattattaagggttcagtggggaggagagaggggaaaaagtgagctgataccaagggctcaagtagaaagcaggtgttttgagaatgataatggcaacatatgtacaaatgtgcttgacacaattgatgtatctatggattgtgacaagagttgtatgagcccctaataaaatgattaaaaaaaactagtCTTAAAAACAGACAGGGGGTTGcggcgagtcagcattgactcgatgacagtgagtttggttttggtcaaccatttaaaatttaatataaaatGGACTTAAGCATATGGTGCTTTCACAATGTCTGCTCTGTAAATTAACGTTTTTTTCCATTACAGGTTTTCGATgcagttgtaaagatttttgaTAAAGAAGGCTGACTCTACACCCAAAGGCGTCCTTGAAATCATGCTTGAATATTGCTTTGATAGCTGCTACACACCCCTCTTAAGGCAATTTTGATCTTTCATAATTACATCTCATTTAATGGCTGGAAAGTGTGTAGTAAGACAAATTAAATTTCTactttcagggtttttgttttgttttgattttcttcttttgtcaCAGGAATGATTAGAT
Proteins encoded in this window:
- the CMPK1 gene encoding UMP-CMP kinase, with the translated sequence MRSRYCRQLQRALGFRFPLPTRRPLLFGPHRLMKPLVVFVLGGPGAGKGTQCTRIVEKYGYTHLSAGELLRDERRNPDSQYGELIEKCIREGKIVPVEITISLLKREMDQAMTANVQKNKFLIDGFPRNQDNLQGWNKTMDGKADVSFVLFFDCNNEICTERCLERGKSSGRTDDNRESLEKRIQTYLESTKPIIDLYEEMGKVRKIDASKSVDEVFDAVVKIFDKEG